The Methanobrevibacter gottschalkii DSM 11977 genome includes a region encoding these proteins:
- a CDS encoding BRO-N domain-containing protein: protein MKNRDFKENQVKLFQNKKIRTKWNSEIEEDYYFSVIDVVGVLSESKNPRKYWSVPKTRLNSEGVEVATICSQLKMPAKDGKLRKTDVANSKQLFRIIQSIPSPNAEPFKQWLAQVGSERINEIADPELAIERAIAT, encoded by the coding sequence ATGAAAAATCGTGATTTTAAAGAAAATCAAGTCAAATTATTTCAGAATAAGAAAATAAGAACCAAATGGAATTCTGAAATAGAAGAAGATTATTATTTTTCGGTGATTGATGTTGTAGGAGTACTCAGTGAAAGTAAAAACCCCCGTAAGTATTGGAGTGTTCCTAAAACAAGATTAAACAGTGAAGGTGTTGAAGTGGCTACAATTTGTAGCCAGTTGAAAATGCCCGCTAAAGATGGTAAATTGCGCAAGACCGATGTTGCAAATTCCAAACAGTTATTCAGAATCATACAATCAATACCTTCACCGAATGCTGAACCATTCAAACAGTGGCTGGCACAGGTTGGAAGCGAAAGAATTAATGAGATAGCAGATCCCGAATTGGCGATTGAAAGGGCAATAGCCACTTAG